GCGGAAAAAGTGCTCAAGAGTTTAGGTCTTGGGATCCCGGTCGTATCGGTCGTGAAAGACCTGCGACACAAACCGCGCGAGATTCTCGGGAACAAAGAGCATATTCGCGGGCACGAGCGGGAGGTTCTGCTTGCGAACGGCGAAGCGCATCGATTTGCGATTACCTATCACCGCGCGCTCCGGGATAAAATATAGAGGGGATGAACCCCTTACGTTCTTTTGTTAAGGGAGAAAAGTATATATAATAGAAAGTATGGATTCCAATACTCACATACGGGTTGGTGTTATGCGCGGCGGCAGAGGACACGAATATGAGGTGTCGCTTAAGACCGGCGGAAGCGTGCTGGAACACCTCCCGTCAAAATACAAGGGTTACGACATTCTCATCACCAAGGACGGTACATGGCATCTTGAGGGAGTGCCGGTCACCGTGGCAGAGTTGGGCAACCGCATAGATGTTGTCTTTAATGCTCTGCACGGCGAGTATGGAGAAGACGGGAAAGTGCAAAGAGATCTTTCCCTACTTGCTATTCCGTTTACGGGATCCGGCATGTACGCGTCCGCGATAGCGATGAACAAACTGCTCTCCAAGGATCACCTGAAAGAAGCTCCCTTTAAAGTTCCGCTTTCGGTGATAGTACATAGAGGAGAAGATATGAATAAACGGACTTTGGAACTTTTCCGAAGCTTCCCGCAGCCGTGCATTATTAAACCGATTTCCGGAGGGTCTTCGGTCGGGGTTTCAATTGCGCGTTCTTTCAATGAGCTTCTCGCGGCGCTTAAAGAAGGACTTGAAACGGCGGACGGGGTGCTGGTGGAAGAATATATTAAGGGAAGGGAAGCGACCGTTGGTGTTATTGATGCGTATCGTGGCGCGGAACATTATGTGCTACCGGTGATTGAAATACGCATTCCCGAAAAGCACGATTTTTTTGACTACGAAACAAAGTATTCCGAAGAAGCAGACCACGTCTGTCCGGGGAATTTCACCAGAGAAGAAAAACGGGCGCTTGAAGAGGCGGCGCGATTTGCGCACAAAACACTCGGATTGAAGCATTACTCGCGTTCCGATTTCATCGTGTCTCCTCGCGGAATCTATTTTCTTGAAGCCAATACGTTGCCGGGACTGACCAGCGTGTCACTGTTTCCAAGGTCGCTACGCGCGGTTGGCGCGAACTTGTCCGAATTTATTGATCATGTGCTTACGCGCGCTTTGCAGAGGGAATAGGATAACCTGCTTTTACAAGCAAACAAGGAATGAAAAAAAGCCGCAATCATTGCGGCTTTTTTCCAAGGTATTCAGGAATTATTTTGCTCCGAGCTGGCGAAGCTTGTTTTTAAGAGCCGTTCGAATAGCTTCTGTGTCTTCTCCCGCGGCGGCGAGCACTCGTTCTTCCTCTTTGAGAATATTTTTCACGACATCCTCGTTCATGGAGCCCAACTTAAAGCCCGACATTACTTCGTTCACAAGTTCTTGTTTCTCTACATCCCTCGTCCATTCAAGATGCGCCGCTCGGTCGCTTTTGGGCCTTTTTTCGGCCGGTGCTTCATTGTTCTGTGGTCTAAAAGATTCCATGCTCATTTTAAGTTAGGTAATAAATAACTTATAATATATTTTTTGTTGGTCGTAATTTTATTTACGCTTGTGGACCCTAGCGGACTCTCCACCTACCGTGGCGGGTACTTTTCCATCTCGTAAACTCGATAAGGAAAAGTCTTTCTCGTCCGCCGCAAGCAAAGCAGTTTGCTTGCTTTGTGTCCACAAAATTTGGACTGAAATTCGGAATGGTGGACCCTAGCGGACTCGAACCGCTTGCCTCCTGAGTGCAAAACAGGTGCTCTACCAGATGAGCTAAGGGCCCATTACATTTTTATCTTTTCTTGGTACCCGGTTTCGACCTACCAAAACAGCTAAGGGCCCAATCGCTAACTAAAAGAGCCACAGGTACATCATAAGCGCGATGTACAGTATGGGGATTATATCTTATTAATATATAATAGTAAATAGTTAAACGTGAACTCTCAACGGGATGAATAAGCATATCTTATTGGAAAACGAATATATTCCTTACACGCTCAAAAGAAGCCCTTGGGCGCGTCGAGTGCGTCTGTCTGTGCATCGTGACGGCAGTGTCGTGGTAACTCTTCCATCAGGTGTCTTGGAAGTGTTTGCGGAGCAGTTTGTGCAAGCAAAGAGCGATTGGATTTGGAAAAAAATACAGTATTTCAGACAACATGAAAATACGGGCGCTTTGCCCCGCGGCAAGGAAGATTATTTGAAGTACAAAGGCGAAGCCATTCTGTTGGTGGAAAGCCGCATTGAGTATTTTAATAAAGAGTATGGATTTGCGTATAATAAAATAAGCGTGAAAGATCAAAAAACCCGATGGGGGAGCTGCTCCAAGAAAGGCAATTTAAACTTTAGTTACAGGATTTTCTTTTTGCCGCCGGAGGTGCGCGATCTTGTTATTGTCCACGAGCTCTGTCATTTGAAAGAATTTAATCATTCAGAGAAATTCTGGAATTTGGTCGCAATCACAATTCCAAACTATGTCGCAGTGAGAAGAGAACTAAAAAAGAAGGGTTTGCACGTAGGTTAATGAATTGTGTAAGTCCCGGATTATTTGGTATGATGGTTTTGCGTCAATCTCATTGTCGGGGTGTAGTACAGTGGTAGTATACACGCTTCGGGAGTGTGAGACCCGGGTCCGATTCCCGGCACCCCGACAATGAGATGGACCTTTAAAGCACAATGAGAGAAAGGAGCAGGCCATCGGATAGTGGTAGTCCACGCCCATTGGTCCCGTTAGAAATTACCGGGACGTAGTACAGTGGTAGTATGCACGCATGGGGTGCGTGTGACCCGAGTTCAATTCTCGGCGTCCCGACATGAAACAAAAAGAATTTGACCGGTTGGTTGAAAAAGGTATTGCCATGATTCCGGAAAAATTTAGGCAAATGATGGACAACGTGATCGTGGTCATCGCTCTTGAACCAAGCGAAAAAATGCGCCGAGAACATGGTCTCTCCGCCGACGAAACATTACTCGGTCTATATGAAGGAATTCCTCGAACCGAACGCGGTGTTGAATATGGCGGACTCGTCATGCCCGACACGATCACTATTTTCCGACTGCCTATTGAGGAGGCTGCTAAAACTTCGGACGAAATTCCGGAGATTGTCGCGAATACCGTTTGGCACGAGATCGCGCATTATTTCGGAATGAAAGAGGACGAAGTACGCGCGGAAGAAGCGCGTCGCGGGAAGACAAAATAAGTGGAAATTGCCCTCGTCGTTCAATGGATAGGACGCAAGCTTCCGGAGCTTGTAATGCGGGTTCCTCTGGCTTGCCTTTTACTAAAGTGTGCAGTATTCTTGAAATAGTCCGAACCGTTTTCGCCGCCTGCGGCGGCGAGGAAATCCCCCCGCGAAAAGATTCTGAAAATGCGGCGGAGCCGCACCGATAAAAACCGCAAAAGAACCCGGAGAAAAACATCGGCTCGAACCATATTTTAATTTTGGGGGAAGAAAATTTTTAGTCATCCATAAGATATGCAAGAAAACATTGTAGTTGATTTTCCTCTTCGTGGGGAATGGAAATTTCTTAAACCTCCAGGTCATCATCCATATGCTTTCGATTTTATGAAGGTTAGTAAGGATCAAAAGAGTTATTCTAACAGAAACTTTTTGAGCTATATTTTCGGTCGAACTCCTGCTGAAAATTTCTATAGCTGGTCTAAACCAATTTTAGCTCCAATTGATGGAGTAGTTATACAGGCAAGCGATGGTTGGGTTGACAATAAAAACGTAAACCTTGCCAATACACTTATTATTTGGTTTAAGGCAACATTTCTTTTCCGCCCCAAGACCGATGGTTCCAAAATTGATATTCGTCCCAACGTGGGTAATTATGTAATGATACAATCTGAATCGGGTGTGGTCGCTTTTATGGCTCATATGCGACGTGGTTCGGTAAAAGTCGCCGCTGGCCAGCGAGTAATTATTGGCCAAATAGTAGGCGAAGTTGGCAATTCCGGTAATACCACCGCGCCACACCTTCACTTGAATTTGTTTGATCAAGTAAATGATTTGTTGCAGGCAAAAGTGCTTCCCATTGCGTTTCGTCACTACGAGCGGTGGCACAATGGTTCGTGGGAAACTGTTCAGAACAGCGTTCCTAAAAAAGGA
The window above is part of the Patescibacteria group bacterium genome. Proteins encoded here:
- a CDS encoding D-alanine--D-alanine ligase; translation: MDSNTHIRVGVMRGGRGHEYEVSLKTGGSVLEHLPSKYKGYDILITKDGTWHLEGVPVTVAELGNRIDVVFNALHGEYGEDGKVQRDLSLLAIPFTGSGMYASAIAMNKLLSKDHLKEAPFKVPLSVIVHRGEDMNKRTLELFRSFPQPCIIKPISGGSSVGVSIARSFNELLAALKEGLETADGVLVEEYIKGREATVGVIDAYRGAEHYVLPVIEIRIPEKHDFFDYETKYSEEADHVCPGNFTREEKRALEEAARFAHKTLGLKHYSRSDFIVSPRGIYFLEANTLPGLTSVSLFPRSLRAVGANLSEFIDHVLTRALQRE
- a CDS encoding excinuclease ABC subunit C; translated protein: AEKVLKSLGLGIPVVSVVKDLRHKPREILGNKEHIRGHEREVLLANGEAHRFAITYHRALRDKI
- a CDS encoding M23 family metallopeptidase; this encodes MQENIVVDFPLRGEWKFLKPPGHHPYAFDFMKVSKDQKSYSNRNFLSYIFGRTPAENFYSWSKPILAPIDGVVIQASDGWVDNKNVNLANTLIIWFKATFLFRPKTDGSKIDIRPNVGNYVMIQSESGVVAFMAHMRRGSVKVAAGQRVIIGQIVGEVGNSGNTTAPHLHLNLFDQVNDLLQAKVLPIAFRHYERWHNGSWETVQNSVPKKGEIIRVQAMSV
- a CDS encoding metallopeptidase family protein, coding for MKQKEFDRLVEKGIAMIPEKFRQMMDNVIVVIALEPSEKMRREHGLSADETLLGLYEGIPRTERGVEYGGLVMPDTITIFRLPIEEAAKTSDEIPEIVANTVWHEIAHYFGMKEDEVRAEEARRGKTK
- a CDS encoding SprT family zinc-dependent metalloprotease, producing MNKHILLENEYIPYTLKRSPWARRVRLSVHRDGSVVVTLPSGVLEVFAEQFVQAKSDWIWKKIQYFRQHENTGALPRGKEDYLKYKGEAILLVESRIEYFNKEYGFAYNKISVKDQKTRWGSCSKKGNLNFSYRIFFLPPEVRDLVIVHELCHLKEFNHSEKFWNLVAITIPNYVAVRRELKKKGLHVG